The genomic stretch TTCCCTACTTACGCCAGAATCATCAAAAGTGGTACATTCTTAAACCTATGCGTCCCAGTGAATCTCCATTTACGGCTTTAGCTAGGACTCTTCTGTTAATTACTAATAATAACGATATTGTTGTCAGCAAGCAGCTAGATAATTTACATTTTATTGATGAAATTCTACAACAAGAAATTACAGCTTTAAACCAAAGAATTGATGAGTGCGATGAAAATACTGAGTCAGATGAAATTCTCCAATTAGAACAAAAGGTGAAAAATTACGAGAGAATAGCTGATAATTGGAAGCGAGCACCAAAAGAAGCAAAACAGCGTCTAATTGTCGATCATTTCGATGACATCAATAATTTATGTCGCGATAACAACGAACGAACGATTCTAAAAGAGACAGTTTTAGATTGTCTCAATCCACTTAGCAAACGCTTACAAAACCCAAATGAATTCATCAAAATTATCAAAACGTGGAGCGAACAAAGATCTGGTATTAAATTATTACTAGTGATAGACCAATTTGAGGAGTTAATTACTCTGAGTTCTCAAAGTGAAGAAAATAAAGAAAACAAGCAACCAAATCTTACAGAGTCACAACAGTTTTTAGAACTGTTAGAGGCGATTTTAGCAGCTAATATGCCGCAATTGAGCATAGTGGTGACATTGCGTTCCGACTTTGAACCGCGCTTCCTCAACTCGGAGGCACTCAAGTCTTATTGGACATATGCTCGCTTCCCAGTCCGTGCTATGCGTTCTGATGAGTTACGCTCAGCTATTGAGCGTCCCGCAGCAGAAATGGCACTTTATTTTGAACAGCTTCCGGGAGAGCGAAATCCGGTAGACAAGTTAGTTGATGAAGTCGGGCAGATGCCTGGTGCCTTACCATTGTTATCATTTACACTCAGTGAACTTTACATTAAACTTGCTAAAAAATGGGAAGCTCTTGAGAGTAGCGATCGCGCCTTGACACTTGATACTGAATTTGACAAAGAGGGCGGTGTTGCTGGTTCCCTGACACGGAGAGCTAATAAGGAATATGACTCCTTACCTGATGATAAGCACAGAGATACTATGCGGCGGGTGATGCTCCGGATGGTGACTGTTGAAGGTGGGGAATCAGCACGGCGTCGGGTACCATTGTCAGAATTAGTGTACGCAGACAAATATGAGCCAAGCAAGACAGATGATGAGGAGAATCAGCGAGTTGAGTTAATTCTGAAACGTCTGAATGAGGCTCGCCTAATTGTATCGGGACAAGAAACGGGTGAACCCTATGTAGAACCAGCCCATGATTTCCTAGTTAGAAGCTGGGATAAACTACAGAAGTGGCAACAAAAGGAGCAAGAAGATTTGCCCCTACAAAGGCGACTGACGCCAGCTGCTTTAGAGTGGAAAAACAAGGAGCAGTCAGCAAGTGTTCTTGGAAAAGCTGAACCTGTTTTAAGTTGGTTTGATAAGAAAATTGACTCTGCTGAAAACTGGTTTAACGAAATCAAAAAGAATGCTCAAGAACGCCAACGAGAGAAGAAGTTGCAGTTTCTTTGGAATGGCAATCCCTACCTTGATGTTTTAAAGAAGAAACTCAAATCTGTGGATTACTGGTTTAACCAGGTAGAAGCTGAGTTCGTACAACAAAGTGTTTGGCAAAGACGCCGAAATGTTAACTTGCGTTGGAGCATTGCGATAGGCGTAATTTTGGGATTAAGTTGGTTGACTTTTTGGGCTTTAACTGAGCAAAGAAAAGCCGTAATTAATCAAATGAGCGCTGATAAAGATTCCACAGAAACTGATTTACGCTCAAATCAATTGACATTAGATGCTTTAATCAAAAGTTTACAGGCAGCACAATCTAGCAAACACTGGCTCTTGCAAGCGTTTCGACCAGAACAAGAGATACAAAATCAAGTAATAGGAACTTTGCGAAAGGCGTTTTATACAGTGAGAGAACACAATCGCTGGCAACTACCTCAAGGAGTGGTAGTACAGGATGTGTTTGTGAGCCAAGACGGTAAGGTGTTAGTAGCTACTACTACAGAGGATGGTACAGTCTGCCTTAGGAATTTACCAAGCCAGCAGTGTGATGAATTACCGAGTCGTGATTCTTCGGTTAAAAGCGCTCAGTTTAGCCCTGATGGTATGAGATTAGTGATTACTGATTCAAAAGACACTGTTCGCTTGTGGAATTTGGAGAGCAAGCAGTTTGAGGAATTACCAAGGTTGCAAAACTCAGTTACAAATGTCATTTTTAGCCCTGATGGTAAGCGATCAATTTTAAATAATATGTACTTGTGGAATTTGGAAAACAAGCAGCTATACAGATTACCAGAGAATCAAGGCAATAAGATTATAAATGTCAAATTTAGCTCTGATAACAACCTACTCGTGGCTACGGTAGCAGAGAACTTGACTACTGTTAACTTGTGGAACTACTCGTCTGGTAGAAAGTTAGGTTCAATGGATGCTCCAGATCACGTTGATGATGCTATCATTAGTCCTGATGGAAAACAGCTAATAATTCTCTATGGTTCTGCAAGAAACGCAGGAGTTGCTAGTTTGCTGTGGAATGTAGAAAGCAGTTTTTCACAATCCTTAGGCAAGGATATCATGGTTAGTTTTAGCCCTAATGGAGAACAACTAGCTACTTCTGGAGAAGATGGTACCATCCACTTGCGGGACTCGTTTGGCGACTCAATAGCAGAATTCAAAGGTTCTCAAGGCTTGGTTAGCCTACGTTTTAGCTCAGATGGTAAGCAATTGGTTTCTATAGGAAATGACAATACTATCCGCCTATGGAATATGCAAACTCAACAGTTGAGCCAATTCCAAGCACTTCCAGGCTCGGTTAGGACTCTAAGTTTTAGTCCAGATGGCAAGCAACTGGCGATTCTTGAAGAAGGTACTATCCATTTACGGAATTCTTCGGGCAACTTATTGACGTCATTACCAAAGCAGTACAATCCTGAAAGTCAGTTGGTTTTCCGTCCAAAAAATCATCAACTAGCGATCATTGAACCAGATGTTATCCGTTTGTGGGATTTGTCGTTGAGCAAGGAAGTGGATACATTCCCAGGAAATTACGGTGGCTCTAGTTTTAGCTTTAGCCCGGATGGCAAGCAATTAGCAATCCTTGAAACTAACGACACTTTACGTGTGTTGGATTTGTCGAACAAGCAAGTGCAGGAAATTAAGTGGGATACAGCCCCACTTGCTAGCGCGATCTGGAGCCAAGACGGTAAGTTACTAGTCGCTACTATAGGAGACTTTGGTCCTGGGGGTAGAACTGTCAATTTGTGGGATTTATTATCACGCAAACAGTTTGCATCTTTATTAGTAGGGCAAGATTATGTACGCAATCATACAGATGTCACTTTTAACTATGATAGCGGCTTAGTTGCCATTGCCAAAGAAGGTACTATTGGTTTGTGGGACTTTCAAGATAGACAAATAGTCGAGTTTCAAGCTCATTCAGGCAATGTCAAAAGCTTATCTATTAGCCCTGATGGTAGTACACTGGCTGTTGTTGGGGAGGACGGTACCGCTAAGTTGTGGCAGCTTGGAGAGATAGATGAACTCCTAGAACGGGGTTGTCAGCGAGTTGGTGATTATTTAGTTACCCTTAATGAGAATAACCGCGATCGCCATCTTTGTGATGACATCATTGTAAACTCTCGCCCGTAGAAGAAGAGATGAGATAAGACAGTTGGAACGCCAATCCATAACCTTTGACATAAATAGCCAACAACTCAATAAATCTTAAAAGTCGTCTTCTAACAGACGACTTTTATTTTTAACCACAGCTTTGTTGCTACGCACGGTCATATTGATTTCAATTAATTAAAATTATGGCAAGAAATCAAACAAAGCCTACCTCTACTACTGAAGATACCACAGCAGTAGCTTCAGAAACTCCTCAAGCTAATGAAACAAACGGAAATAATGATGACATTCTAAAACGTAAATCTAACATTTCTAAGTTTGCCGAAACCAGGTATAACGCGCCAATTAGCAACATCTGCATCTGCCAAGTCATCAACCACATGGAACCAGAAAAAGTCGGGTTATTCATCAAGGAGAAGCATTTAGCAACCATCAACTGGCTTGGACTTGAACCTACCCACAAGCATACCTTCTCCAGTGGTTTACCGGAGATGGGAGTCTTGCTGCGATCGCCCAGAATGCACATTCTTGATGTCTCTCCTAGATATATCGAACAGCGTGATGACGGCAAAATTGTCGGGGTATATGAATCTCCTGATGGGTATGAAATGTACCAAGCACTTGGTAAGGATACAGCAGTATTAAGACGATTCTACTTGTTACAACTTATCAATGAAAACAACGATAACTTGCACTCAGTACCCATTGTTCTATCAATTAAAGGTGTTGCGTCATCAAGATTTGGCGAGGCTTACAAGCAATTCCAACGCGAACTTGAGGTTGCATTCGCCCGGTTTACTGGTACAACTGTAGCCGAAAAATGCCCAGAGTTTCATCGCTTAGGTGCATTCCAACCTACCTTTACTCCATCCCTTGAGCCTAAAGAAGCAGTTAACCAAAAGGATAAATCTTGGGTAGCAGTTGTCTCTGACTACAAAACGCCTAACCCCGACGGCAGTGACTTTCTTGAGTTCTTTTCAGAAAACAAAGAAGCCGAATTCCAAACAACTATGCTGGCAAATCCAGAGTTTTCACACCGCATTGGCAAAACCTCAACAGTCATTACCGAACACCACCGACTTCTAGGTGCAACAGACACACCAGTAGCTATGCTTCCTTCTAGGGCAGAAGGTGGTTACGGGACATACAACCCTCAAATGGATAATTTGCCCTACTAAACGCTTGAAGAAGAATTCAGGAGTCAGAATTCAGGAGTCAGAATTAATTAGTAGGGGATTTAAACCAGCCACCTAGAAGCACTACTCAATCTTTGATTTAGTGGGAGTTTTAAACCCCTTTATTCATCCGCCAGTTATAAAAGCTGAATTCTGATTCCTGACTCCTGAATTCTTGATAAAAACATGGGTGCTAGAGATAGCATAGCACCCTCTCAATATCATCTACTTATAAATACAGTAGCAAATGAAACTAAGCATCGAACAGTCAAAATTTACAGAACTTCTAGAAACTGCTTATCTTGCAGTTAGTCCCAAACCTACCGATCCAATCTTAGGAAACATCTTGCTTGTTGCCAGCGAGGATGGAACAGTATCGGCAACCGGAACTAATCTCAACCTCACAATTCAAAAGACAACTACAGCTAATGTAGAAATCCCTGGTAACACTGCACTACCCGCCAAGCTATTAGTTGATACTGTGAGTAATGTGAGGGGAGAAATTAGCTTGGAGGTTAACAATCAAGCTTGCATAATTACCCACAATAGCGGCAAATGTCGATTAATTGGAGGCAAACCCGAAGAATTTCCAACCCTACCAGAAATAGAAAACCCAACTGAGATAAACCTGAGTGCAAAGAAATTACAAGCTGCACTCGAAGGAACTCTCCATTGCGCTAGCAACGACGAAACCAAGTTGATTTTAACTGGTATCAACTTCAAGATTGATACTAACCAGTGGCAAGCCGCTAGTACAAATGGTCACAAGCTTGCAATGGTAGTAGGAACGCTAGATCGCGAATATCCTGCTTTAGACTTTACCGTTCCTGGTAAATCGCTTGGCGAATTGAACAAAATCCTCTCTCTCAGCGCCGATACAACCATTTGCAATATTCTCCTGTCAGATAAAACTATTGAGTTTAGCCTTCCCAACATCAAAGTGACTTCTCGACTTTTAGAAGGAGAATACCCAAAAATCAACAGCTTGATTCCTCGAACGTTTGAGTACGAATTTACACTCTTGCGAAAAGGATTCGAGAGCGCACTCAAACGGGTTAGTTATCTTGCAGAACGCAGACAAAAGGTTGTCAAAATCCTTTGGGAATTGGAAGAAACCCAAGCGACACTATACACTGAAGCGACTGATATTGGGGATGCGGTTGACTCGGTACTGATGAAACCGTCAACTAGCAGTAATTCAGAAAACATCAGTATTGGATTAAATATCGACTATGTTCTTGAAGGGTTAAAACACATTAGTACTGATGAAATTGTAGTGAGATGCAACAAACCCACGCAACCAGTCATCATTTGTCCGATAGGTGGATTGCTCAATCAGTTGTATCTTGTCATGCCAGTAGAAATCAAACAAGGGTTTGAAAGGATAAGCAGAGAAAACTCCAAATCGTCATCAGAAGTTACTCCTGATGAAGAAGTAGATTCGAGTGTAGGAGAAACAGCAGAACCAGTCAGCCAAACCGAAGTAACAACAGTAGAAAATGAAAACCCTCAAGCTCTAAGCAATACTGAAACCTCTGAACTAGAGACACCACTAGCTGAAGCCAACGCTAAGAACAAAAAATCGCGATCGCGAGCCAAGAAAGAAGTCGCGACTGTATAAAACCACACTCCCTCTATCAGATAACGGTAGAGGGAATTCCAAAATACATCATTAGAAAAATATGTACCAACCACTACATCTGAAATACCGTCCCCAAGTCCTAAGTGAGGTAATCGGGCAAGAGCATATTGTCCGCACCCTGATAAATGCAATTGAACTTTCCAAGATAGCACCCGCATACTTATTTAACGGTCCCAAAGGTACGGGTAAGACCAGTACCGCCCGCATTCTTGCCAAATCGCTCAACTGCCAATCAACCCAGGAACCAACCGTCAAGCCTTGTGAAGAATGTAACTCTTGTCAGGGAATAGCAGCTTCCTCTTCCCTCGATGTCACCGAACTTGACGCCGCAAGCAATAGCGGGGTTGAAACAATTCGCGAGTTAATCTCTACTACCCAGTTTGCACCAGTTGAAGGCAGATTCAAAATTTTCATTATTGATGAATGTCATGCTCTGAGTTCTCAATCGTGGCAAGCGCTTCTCAAAACGATTGAAAACCCTCCCCGTCATGTAGTTTTCATCTTTTGCACAACCGAAATACACAAGGTTCCAGAAACTATTATCTCGCGCTGCCAAAAATTTGACTTTAAGAGGATTGCACTTGATGAAGTCATAAATTACTTGAGCGATGTTACCAACAAGGAAAATATCCATATTGCCCCTGCAGCAGTTACCGCTGTTGCTAAGGTAGGGCTTGCTGAAAAAGTCAGAAAACAGCAAGATAAGAATTGATTAGTTACTCAACAAGGGTCTAATATAAGCAGATGCTATCTATGATTTAAGGACTGATTATTTTCAATAATAGTAAATGGGGAAAAAGGTGTAGTTTTAAAAAATAGACATAAAAAAGCATAAAATAGCCGCGAGAGCTGAGTAGAAAGATTCATCACTAAAAAAGTAATAGCAATTGCAGTTTCAGAAGTATGAGCAAGTTTCGTCATCACGCGATTGAGGCTAAATCTTCTTTTCCCCTGTCCAAATTTTCCCTCAATACAATTACGAATTCTCTCAGATTCTAAATCTTGTTTCTTTTTTTCTTTACTAACATTAGCTGGGGGTCTTCCTAAAGGAGGTCCGCTCATTATAATACCTCTTTCTTTACACCAAGCTCGGTTCTCTCTTGTGCGATAAATTTTATCAACATGAACAGATTCTGGATAGTACCCTGTGTAATTTTTAAAGGCTTCTACTTGAGCTTTTAAGTCTCCTGATTCATTAAAATTATCCCAACTTATATGGTCTAAAAATATATATCCTTCAAAGCAACTAGCAGACAATTTTGCCCCAAATTCTACCGATTTACCAGCTTTCCCTCGGACAATTGGACGGATATGTGGTTGGGTTAAACTGACAATGCGGTCGTCAATACTCTGTTTTTTATTTTCATACAACCAGAGTTGTTGACGGTAGACTTCTGCAACTACAAGCAACATCTTATATTGTCTGTGACTTAAATCTTCCAGAGAGGCTCCTGAAATAATTAGCTGTTCAATATGAGATAAGTTTCTTTTGATATATTGAAGTTGTTTTCTAATTGCTTTTCTCCTGTCTTTTTGGGAAACGCGACGTTTTTTAGCGACTGCTAGATAATCCTTTCTAGCCCTCTCTCTATAGGTTCTTGGTTTTTTCTCTAATTGACCCAAAGTCTGTTCGTAAAGTAAGTCTATAATTTTCTCTGTCTGTTTTCTTGCTTGATTGAGTAGCTCTAAATCTGTCGGATAGCTGATATCACCCGGAGCACAAGTTGCATCTATTATTAATTTTCCCCGATTTTTGGGTGTCTCACCTTCTTCTTCTGGTGATTCTGTTTTTTTTTCAGATAGTTTAGAAGATGTTGCTTCTAGCATCTTCTTCACCATTTCTTGATTCACTTTGTTAACAAGCTCCACACTAATTCTTTCCCGAAAATGTACCAACATTGATGCATCAAATGGAGCTTCATTACTATAATATGACATTCCTATAAAGTACTGTAGATAAGGATTTTCTTTAATTTGCTCTACTGTTTCTCTATCGCTTATCCCCAACTTTTCTTTGATTATTAATGCCCCTAATGCCATCCGAAAAGATTTGGCAGGTGCTCCCATCTCTACTGAGAAAAATGAAGAATATTCTTCTTCAAATTCTGTCCAAGGAATGAAAGCAGCCATCATTACCCAACGATTATCTTCTGATAACTTGCCCTCGAACGGGAGTTCAAAGTTTTCAGTTGGGATTGAAGTTTGTCCCTGTTTTCGGTACATGGTTACTAACAGCATACTTGATGCTGCCGATCGCAGTGATGCAAGCATTTTTGGCTATTCTACCCTCCTCTCTTGCACCTGAATATACTTCTATAGTCTGAGAATTTAGAGACTGTCTCCTTTTTTTCTTTTTCAGCAAGCCCTATTAAAGTTCTGGCTAATTCTCAGTTTGGGTTCTTCGGAACATCTGAACTCGCTTTCAACGATATGGAAGCAGCTGCCTTAGTGACAGCCTACGGTAGGCGCATATTACAGTTCATGATTGAGGTAATTAACAGCGCTGGCGCAATTCCTATAGAGGTTGATACTGATGGGGTTTTCTTTACTCACCCTCAACCAGAAGAAGTGTACGCTATACTTCAATCTCAATTACCCAAAAAGATAAGCGTGAAATTAGAGTTTATCGCCGAAGCGATGTTTATTCCTGAAAGGGGAACAAAGAACTATCTCTTATGGCTGGAAGATGGCTGGATTATCCGCAAAGGTAGTTGGAGAAGTCGTTCTCGTTCCAAGTTAGAGAAAGAATTTCCTGTTGAATACTTAACTTACTTAATCCAAAACCAAGTAGGCGCAGAGGAATATTACGAGAATGTCAAATTTCAAATTTTATCAAGGAAGTATCCAAAAGACAAACTTGCCATCACTCGCAGGATTCGTGAGGGTGAAAAGGAACTCCTCAAACTGGGAAAACCTAGTGATGTGGTTACTTACTATTATGGTGTTAGAGGGTTAACAAATATCACTAGTGATGACAAATATTCACATCAGTATTATCTAGACATGATTGAGAAAAAACGAGAAGAAATTCTCACAATAGCTGCTCCTGAAATACTAGAACCTAACAAGCGACAATTATCTCTGTTCTAGATAACCCAACTCCTATCAATTATCGAGTGACTGATTGATGGGGGTATCATTCATCAATAGAAATGCAATCAAATGAAAAATCAATCCTCATATCGTAAGCCCAAGCTTAATAAAAAACAGCGAGCCTGGGTCAATAAATTTATTGCTTCTCGTCCTAACTCCCGGTTGACTAACATTATTGAAGGACTAAGCGGCGATCGCATCGTAATTATCGAATGGTGGTCAAGAACAAACGCAGTCATTCTTGACAGTCATACGCTTATAGAAGGCAGTTTATCGTATAGAATTGAGGTTAAACTCCGCAGGTGTGGCGTCCCCAGACATACTGCGGTCTTTGAGTACAAAATTAAGCAACCAGAAAAGAAAAGTGTACCCTATCACCTCTGGGGACAACTTTCACTCTATATTCCCCAATGTTACGCTGTACGTACTCCTACAAATCCTATTGTAGTCAAGCTAAAACGAGAGATTAAAACCAAAAAACTGAAAAAATTTGTACAGCACACGCTTCCTCTTGAAGGAATCTCTGCTGAGCTACATCAGATAAATATTAGGCATGGAGGGATACCCAAAAGCAAACAAGAACTCTTAGCTGAAACTACCTCATATCTTGACGTAAATACCAATAAAGAAGTAGTCCTACCCTCTGCGATCGTCCAAATTCTTCAAGAGAAACAAGCATCACTTGATGAGTGGGAATCGGCTATTTCTTTATATCAAGTCGGTAGTCCATCATGTGTGCTGCACCTGACGGGGCGACAAAAGAGCTAGGATGCAGATAGGATAAGCTCCATAGCTCTTAGACCTCGTTGATAATACTTCAATTTATTGCGATTTAATCTCATTAATTCCGTGACTAAATCTTCACATGATTCCATGAAATTAACCCATGTTTGACCATATAATCCAATATAAAAACTGCTGTGTCGCCTTTCAATCCGCCCGTATTCTTTCACGCGACCCACATATTTTTGAACACCTTTTTGTTTAATTTGTTGTCCATGTATTGTGGCAGATGTGTATGCGATGGCTATTAATAAAATTAGAGAAATTAAGCGTTTATTTGAGACCTTAGTATCTTCTAAATTATAACCCCCGCTCTTAAAGTCTCGAAACATTTCTTCTATATCAAATCTTCTTTTATAGGCAGCGATCGCCAATTCTAGCGTGACTAAATTTGTGGCAATAAACCATCCTTCTTTTGGAGCTATTCCTTGAATTTTCCGTCTCCATTTACAAGCTACATTAAAATTGGTAAATCCTTTTTGTTTAGTGACCTTAACTCCTTGTAAAAAGAAAGATATTCCTGGTGATAAGCCTAAATCATTTAACTCTTGCCAAATCTCATGTTCCATTTCAATGAATTCGTTTTTTTTCAAACGAAGACAAAAAGATATGCCTTGCTCTCTGAGCCAACTTGCTAGTTTGACAGAAC from Scytonema hofmannii PCC 7110 encodes the following:
- a CDS encoding IS5 family transposase; protein product: MYRKQGQTSIPTENFELPFEGKLSEDNRWVMMAAFIPWTEFEEEYSSFFSVEMGAPAKSFRMALGALIIKEKLGISDRETVEQIKENPYLQYFIGMSYYSNEAPFDASMLVHFRERISVELVNKVNQEMVKKMLEATSSKLSEKKTESPEEEGETPKNRGKLIIDATCAPGDISYPTDLELLNQARKQTEKIIDLLYEQTLGQLEKKPRTYRERARKDYLAVAKKRRVSQKDRRKAIRKQLQYIKRNLSHIEQLIISGASLEDLSHRQYKMLLVVAEVYRQQLWLYENKKQSIDDRIVSLTQPHIRPIVRGKAGKSVEFGAKLSASCFEGYIFLDHISWDNFNESGDLKAQVEAFKNYTGYYPESVHVDKIYRTRENRAWCKERGIIMSGPPLGRPPANVSKEKKKQDLESERIRNCIEGKFGQGKRRFSLNRVMTKLAHTSETAIAITFLVMNLSTQLSRLFYAFLCLFFKTTPFSPFTIIENNQSLNHR
- the dnaN gene encoding DNA polymerase III subunit beta, coding for MKLSIEQSKFTELLETAYLAVSPKPTDPILGNILLVASEDGTVSATGTNLNLTIQKTTTANVEIPGNTALPAKLLVDTVSNVRGEISLEVNNQACIITHNSGKCRLIGGKPEEFPTLPEIENPTEINLSAKKLQAALEGTLHCASNDETKLILTGINFKIDTNQWQAASTNGHKLAMVVGTLDREYPALDFTVPGKSLGELNKILSLSADTTICNILLSDKTIEFSLPNIKVTSRLLEGEYPKINSLIPRTFEYEFTLLRKGFESALKRVSYLAERRQKVVKILWELEETQATLYTEATDIGDAVDSVLMKPSTSSNSENISIGLNIDYVLEGLKHISTDEIVVRCNKPTQPVIICPIGGLLNQLYLVMPVEIKQGFERISRENSKSSSEVTPDEEVDSSVGETAEPVSQTEVTTVENENPQALSNTETSELETPLAEANAKNKKSRSRAKKEVATV
- a CDS encoding IS4 family transposase, whose protein sequence is SSNLNEQKLLISQVLPIFKDYKICLLGDREFCSVKLASWLREQGISFCLRLKKNEFIEMEHEIWQELNDLGLSPGISFFLQGVKVTKQKGFTNFNVACKWRRKIQGIAPKEGWFIATNLVTLELAIAAYKRRFDIEEMFRDFKSGGYNLEDTKVSNKRLISLILLIAIAYTSATIHGQQIKQKGVQKYVGRVKEYGRIERRHSSFYIGLYGQTWVNFMESCEDLVTELMRLNRNKLKYYQRGLRAMELILSAS
- a CDS encoding DUF5895 domain-containing protein produces the protein MARNQTKPTSTTEDTTAVASETPQANETNGNNDDILKRKSNISKFAETRYNAPISNICICQVINHMEPEKVGLFIKEKHLATINWLGLEPTHKHTFSSGLPEMGVLLRSPRMHILDVSPRYIEQRDDGKIVGVYESPDGYEMYQALGKDTAVLRRFYLLQLINENNDNLHSVPIVLSIKGVASSRFGEAYKQFQRELEVAFARFTGTTVAEKCPEFHRLGAFQPTFTPSLEPKEAVNQKDKSWVAVVSDYKTPNPDGSDFLEFFSENKEAEFQTTMLANPEFSHRIGKTSTVITEHHRLLGATDTPVAMLPSRAEGGYGTYNPQMDNLPY